A single genomic interval of Babylonia areolata isolate BAREFJ2019XMU chromosome 26, ASM4173473v1, whole genome shotgun sequence harbors:
- the LOC143300769 gene encoding sodium-coupled neutral amino acid transporter 7-like yields the protein MPILRRLGMSMTVNSEPDDLTPLSPVVEVSVQAQPPPKGSSWLSSAFLVVNAALGAGLLNFPQAYHQAGGVVTAVAIQSVFLVFIVVAIFTLGYSSDKKQSTTYQDTVSAVCGTKAQNACAVSILLYCFGTCITFLIIIGDQWEEFFLFVDKTTYCNDSPFYMSRVFTIVVTSCVFILPMIFPRRIDFLKYASILGVIGILYVVGLVTIKYFLPHPAPGPIKTRPDNWIDVFLVVPDICFAYQCHVSIIPIYSCLENRNLKEFSKTVSLAMVLCVLTYTVTAALGYLMFGDRITSDILLSFDPDVPTLIAVILIAVKTYTTYPILLFCGRAAFDCLWIAVWKMTESEVQRNERKRRVVVSLLWFAITLVLAIFIPNIGVVIQVLGAFAAIFIFIFPGMCLLRLMMDSENQEQSWKMKSILYFACIFIVLGAFIFGLTLSQALMADLKTNGVKADKSSFTC from the exons ATGCCGATCTTAAGGAGACTTGGGATGTCAATGACTGTCAACTCAGAACCAGATGacctcactcccctttctcctgTGGTGGAAGTGAGTGTGCAGGCTCAACCCCCACCAAAAG GGTCATCCTGGCTGTCCTCTGCCTTCCTGGTGGTGAATGCAGCATTGGGGGCGGGGCTCCTCAACTTTCCCCAGGCCTACCATCAGGCCGGAGGGGTGGTGACTGCCGTCGCCATTCAGTCC GTGTTCCTGGTGTTCATTGTGGTGGCCATCTTCACACTGGGCTACTCCTCCGACAAGAAGCAGAGCACCACCTACCAGGACACAGTGTCAGCGGTGTGTGGCACCAAGGCCCAGAATGCCTGTGCTGTGTCCATTCTGCTGTACTGTTTTGGCACCTGCATcaccttcctcatcatcatcgggGATCAGTGGGAGGAAT TCTTTCTCTTCGTGGACAAGACGACGTACTGCAATGACAGCCCTTTCTACATGAGTCGTGTGTTCACCATCGTGGTCACGTCCTGCGTCTTCATCCTGCCCATGATCTTCCCACGCCGCATCGACTTCCTCAAGTACGCCAGCATCTTGGGGGTGATCGGCATTCTGTACGTGGTGGGTCTGGTCACCATCAAGTACTTCCTTCCCCATCCCGCGCCGGGCCCCATCAAGACACG GCCAGATAACTGGATTGATGTGTTTCTGGTTGTACCAGATATATGCTTTGCCTATCAG TGTCACGTCAGCATCATCCCCATCTACTCCTGTCTGGAGAATCGGAACTTGAAGGAGTTCTCCAAGACAGTGTCTCTGgccatggtgctgtgtgtgctgaCCTACACTGTGACGGCTGCCCTGGGATACCTCATGTTTGGTGACCGGATCACCAGCGACATCCTGCTGTCTTTTGATCCGGATGTCCCCACCCTGATCGCCGTCATTCTGATCGCTGTCAAGACATACACTACCTATCCCATTCTGTTGTTTTGTGGAAG GGCAGCCTTTGACTGCCTGTGGATTGCGGTGTGGAAGATGACGGAGTCAGAGGTGCAGAGGAACGAGcggaagaggagggtggtggtgtcgttgttgtggtttgcCATCACCCTGGTCCTGGCCATCTTCATCCCCAACATTGGCGTCGTCATTCAGGTTCTGGGTGCTTTCGCtgccatcttcatcttcattttcccAG GCATGTGTCTCCTCAGGCTGATGATGGACAGTGAGAACCAAGAGCAGTCGTGGAAGATGAAGTCGATACTATACTTCGCCTGCATCTTCATCGTCCTGGGCGCCTTTATCTTCGGCCTGACGCTGTCCCAGGCACTGATGGCTGACCTCAAAACCAACGGGGTCAAGGCCGACAAGTCCAGCTTCACCTGTTGA